A genomic region of Candidatus Pseudomonas phytovorans contains the following coding sequences:
- a CDS encoding aldo/keto reductase — protein sequence MIYRPLGHSGLQVSALTLGSMMFGEQTSTEDALRIIDKAWDQGINFIDTADVYNAGRSEEIVGEAVARHRQDWIVASKVGFGPADGLPNRSGLSRKHIFNALEATLTRMGMDYLDIYYLHREDHKVPLEETVQAIGDLLRQGKIRYWGVSNFRGWRIAEVCYIAERLGVPKPVVSQPLYNIVNRQAEPEQLSAAAAHGLGVVPFSPLARGVLSGKYAPGAVPDAGSRAGRQDKRIMEVEWRQESLTIARQIQAYVEAKGVGIVEFAIAWVLNNQCVSSAIVGPRTEEQWDTYGGALAVKITAEDEAFIDSLVTPGHASTPGFNDVAHYVSGRLARS from the coding sequence ATGATCTACCGCCCCCTCGGCCACAGTGGCCTGCAGGTTTCCGCCCTTACCCTGGGCAGCATGATGTTCGGCGAGCAGACCAGTACCGAGGACGCCCTGCGTATCATCGACAAGGCCTGGGACCAGGGCATCAACTTCATCGACACTGCCGACGTTTACAATGCTGGGCGCTCGGAAGAAATCGTCGGTGAAGCCGTGGCGCGCCATCGTCAGGACTGGATCGTTGCCAGCAAGGTAGGCTTCGGCCCGGCCGATGGCCTGCCAAATCGCAGCGGGCTGTCGCGCAAGCACATTTTCAACGCGCTGGAAGCCACACTGACCCGCATGGGTATGGATTATCTGGATATCTACTACCTGCACCGGGAAGACCACAAGGTGCCGCTGGAAGAGACCGTACAGGCCATCGGCGACCTGCTGCGTCAGGGCAAAATTCGCTACTGGGGCGTGTCCAACTTCCGTGGCTGGCGCATTGCCGAGGTCTGCTACATTGCCGAGCGGCTCGGCGTGCCCAAGCCAGTGGTCAGCCAGCCGCTGTACAACATCGTCAATCGCCAGGCCGAGCCGGAGCAGCTCAGTGCAGCCGCCGCACACGGGCTGGGGGTTGTGCCATTCAGCCCATTGGCCCGGGGCGTACTCAGCGGCAAGTATGCACCGGGTGCCGTGCCCGATGCCGGCAGCCGCGCCGGGCGCCAGGACAAGCGCATCATGGAGGTGGAGTGGCGCCAGGAGTCGCTGACCATCGCCCGACAGATCCAGGCTTATGTTGAAGCCAAGGGCGTGGGAATTGTCGAGTTCGCCATTGCCTGGGTGCTGAACAACCAATGCGTGAGTTCGGCGATTGTCGGGCCCAGGACTGAAGAGCAGTGGGATACCTATGGCGGTGCCCTGGCAGTGAAGATCACTGCAGAGGATGAAGCGTTCATCGATTCGCTGGTGACGCCGGGGCACGCGTCAACGCCAGGGTTCAACGATGTGGCGCATTATGTGAGCGGACGGTTGGCCCGTAGCTGA
- a CDS encoding alkene reductase codes for MKLFQPLQIGPLTLPNRVFMAPLTRLRSLEPGDVPTAMMAEYYRQRASAGLIITEATQISFQAKGYSGSPGIHSTEQIAAWKLINEGIHAEGGHSAVQVWHTGRVSHTSLQPGGEAPVAPSALPAGARTTLRDEQGNLLRADTSAPRALSENEIAGIVADFGQAAVNAREAGFDFVELHAAHGYLLHQFLTPSANQREDRYGGSVENRARIVLEAVDAAIANWSAERVGIRVFPLGGFNGVDNGEDQEAAGLHLIRELAKRNLAYLHLSEPDWAGGKPLRDEFRQAIRAAYPGVIIAAGAYTAEKGEDLIERGLIDAVAFGRSYIANPDLVQRLRVQAPLNEHRAQFDYANGPEGYTDYPLLDRPLGASNPLEL; via the coding sequence ATGAAACTCTTCCAACCCTTGCAAATCGGTCCGCTTACCCTGCCCAACCGTGTGTTCATGGCACCCCTCACCCGCCTGCGCAGCCTCGAGCCGGGCGATGTGCCGACCGCCATGATGGCCGAGTATTACCGCCAGCGTGCCAGCGCCGGGCTGATCATCACCGAAGCCACCCAGATCTCCTTCCAGGCCAAGGGCTACTCCGGCTCGCCCGGCATTCATAGCACCGAGCAGATCGCTGCCTGGAAGCTCATCAACGAAGGCATTCACGCCGAAGGTGGCCACAGCGCCGTACAGGTATGGCACACCGGGCGGGTGTCACACACCTCGTTGCAACCCGGCGGCGAAGCACCCGTGGCGCCCTCCGCGCTGCCGGCCGGCGCCCGTACCACCCTGCGTGACGAGCAAGGCAACCTGCTACGTGCCGACACCTCCGCCCCGCGTGCCTTGAGCGAGAACGAAATCGCAGGCATCGTCGCCGACTTCGGCCAGGCCGCGGTCAACGCACGCGAAGCCGGCTTCGACTTCGTCGAACTGCACGCTGCCCACGGCTATCTGCTGCACCAGTTCCTTACCCCGAGTGCTAACCAGCGCGAGGACCGCTACGGCGGCAGCGTCGAAAACAGGGCGCGCATCGTGCTTGAAGCGGTGGACGCGGCGATCGCCAACTGGAGTGCCGAGCGTGTGGGTATCCGCGTGTTCCCGCTGGGTGGGTTCAATGGTGTGGACAATGGCGAAGACCAAGAGGCCGCAGGCCTTCACCTGATCCGCGAGCTGGCCAAGCGCAACCTCGCCTACCTGCACCTGTCCGAGCCGGACTGGGCCGGTGGCAAGCCACTGCGTGACGAATTCCGCCAGGCAATCCGCGCTGCCTACCCTGGGGTGATCATTGCTGCTGGTGCCTATACCGCCGAGAAAGGCGAAGACTTGATCGAGCGTGGTCTGATTGATGCCGTCGCGTTCGGGCGCAGCTACATTGCCAACCCGGACCTTGTACAGCGGCTGCGGGTGCAGGCACCTCTGAACGAACATCGGGCACAGTTCGATTACGCCAATGGGCCTGAAGGCTACACAGACTATCCGCTTCTGGACCGCCCTCTGGGCGCTTCCAACCCGCTTGAACTGTAA
- a CDS encoding RHS repeat-associated core domain-containing protein: protein MTTSSSNNLCSCPKGLLATYTAYGMNACSSGCNVLGYNGQPLDPWVEGYHLGQGRRLYSPARGTFCSPDPLSPFGKGGVNAYAYCGGDPVNFTDPTGLFRRWGHMRPPAYSPKRRASGPLKATPVRISRKRRDSLPSNWKDNEELPGFTEASRHIDQRQLDAVRYNPATQRDKVIPTYKQSKDPRGLAAQTFADDHFGRSAETSGIPAFLNIARRQPSTLKRWSVRVAAGVIGVGLVVGPILASQIRGGGQA, encoded by the coding sequence GTGACCACATCCAGTTCAAACAACCTCTGCAGCTGTCCCAAAGGCCTGTTGGCTACCTATACGGCTTATGGAATGAACGCATGCAGTTCAGGATGCAACGTTCTAGGGTACAACGGGCAGCCTCTGGACCCATGGGTGGAAGGTTATCACCTGGGGCAAGGAAGGCGTCTCTATAGTCCGGCGCGCGGCACCTTCTGCAGCCCGGATCCGTTGAGCCCATTTGGCAAAGGTGGAGTCAATGCATATGCGTACTGTGGAGGCGACCCCGTCAATTTCACAGACCCTACCGGGCTTTTCCGCAGATGGGGCCACATGCGCCCGCCGGCTTACAGCCCTAAACGTCGAGCTTCCGGCCCCCTGAAGGCGACGCCTGTCCGAATATCTCGCAAACGTCGCGATAGCCTTCCCAGTAACTGGAAAGACAATGAGGAACTACCCGGTTTTACTGAAGCCTCGCGGCATATCGATCAGCGCCAGCTTGACGCGGTGCGGTACAACCCTGCAACACAGCGTGACAAGGTTATACCGACATACAAACAGAGCAAAGATCCAAGGGGATTGGCAGCTCAAACATTTGCAGATGACCATTTCGGAAGAAGTGCTGAAACGAGTGGAATCCCGGCATTCCTGAACATTGCACGGCGTCAGCCTTCAACGCTCAAACGATGGTCGGTTCGCGTTGCAGCAGGGGTTATTGGGGTAGGCTTGGTAGTCGGGCCCATACTCGCCAGCCAAATCCGTGGAGGTGGTCAAGCGTGA
- a CDS encoding MFS transporter, giving the protein MAHSPALDQGTDTTRNALYRRITLRLIPFIFICYLFNYLDRVNVGFAKLQMLDALKFSETVYGLGAGIFFIGYVLCGLPSNLALNRFGPRRWIALMMIAWGSLSTCLLFVTTPTEFYALRLLTGAAEAGFFPGVVLYLSRWFPAARRGRIMALFMSAIPVSGLLGGPFSGWILQHFAAGQHGLAGWQWMFLIQGLPTVALGVLAVFLLSDGYQKAAWLNPGERQLIAADLEADAASKPTTTGDGVLAVLTNPLIWTFGFVYFCIQSGVYAINFWLPSIIKSMGFDNPLLIGWLSAIPYLLAGVFMILCGRSADLRNERRWHLVVPMLMGAVGLLIAVNFAGNPAIAILGLSIATMGALTGLPMFWPMPTALLSAGTAVAGLAIINSVGQMAGFLSPYLVGFIKDQTGSTDAALYSLAALIVVGSLVALRVTRANAMSVARSAD; this is encoded by the coding sequence ATGGCACACAGCCCCGCCCTTGACCAAGGCACGGACACCACCCGCAATGCGCTGTACCGGCGTATCACCCTGCGGCTGATTCCGTTCATTTTCATCTGCTACCTGTTCAACTACCTGGACCGCGTCAACGTCGGCTTTGCCAAGCTGCAGATGCTCGACGCCCTGAAATTCAGCGAAACGGTGTACGGCCTTGGTGCCGGCATCTTCTTTATCGGTTACGTGCTCTGCGGCCTGCCAAGCAACCTGGCACTCAACCGCTTCGGCCCACGGCGCTGGATTGCGCTGATGATGATTGCCTGGGGCAGCTTGTCCACCTGCCTGCTGTTCGTCACCACCCCCACCGAATTCTACGCCCTGCGCCTGCTCACCGGCGCTGCCGAAGCCGGCTTCTTCCCAGGCGTGGTGCTGTACCTTTCGCGCTGGTTCCCGGCCGCCCGTCGCGGGCGCATCATGGCCCTGTTCATGTCGGCGATCCCGGTGTCGGGCCTGCTCGGCGGGCCGTTTTCCGGCTGGATCCTCCAGCACTTCGCCGCCGGCCAGCATGGACTGGCGGGTTGGCAATGGATGTTCCTGATCCAGGGCCTGCCCACCGTTGCCCTGGGTGTGCTGGCGGTGTTCCTGCTCAGCGACGGCTACCAGAAAGCTGCATGGCTGAACCCGGGTGAACGCCAGTTGATCGCCGCCGATCTGGAGGCCGACGCTGCGAGCAAGCCCACCACCACCGGCGATGGTGTACTCGCCGTATTGACCAACCCGCTGATCTGGACCTTCGGTTTCGTCTACTTCTGCATCCAGAGTGGCGTGTACGCGATCAACTTCTGGCTGCCATCGATCATCAAGAGCATGGGCTTCGACAACCCGCTGCTGATCGGTTGGCTCAGCGCCATCCCGTACCTGTTGGCTGGTGTGTTCATGATCCTTTGCGGGCGTTCGGCGGACCTGCGTAACGAGCGCCGCTGGCACCTTGTAGTGCCGATGCTGATGGGCGCCGTCGGCCTGCTGATTGCGGTGAACTTTGCCGGCAACCCGGCCATTGCCATTCTCGGCCTGTCGATCGCCACCATGGGCGCCCTCACCGGCTTGCCGATGTTCTGGCCAATGCCCACCGCGTTGCTCAGCGCCGGTACCGCTGTGGCGGGCCTGGCAATCATCAACTCGGTTGGCCAGATGGCCGGCTTCCTCAGCCCGTACCTGGTGGGGTTCATCAAGGACCAGACCGGTTCGACTGACGCGGCGTTGTATTCGCTGGCGGCGCTGATCGTTGTCGGAAGCCTGGTGGCCCTGCGCGTAACGCGGGCGAATGCAATGAGCGTTGCTCGCTCCGCCGATTGA
- a CDS encoding site-specific integrase has translation MTDIERYLRAATRDNTRRSYQAAIEHFETHWGGFLPATAESIARYLADHADQHAVSTLRQRLAALSQWHVAQGFPDPTKAPLVRQVLRGIRTLHPAPPRQAAPLLLQHLQTAVACFEEEAHQAREHHDLAALRRARRDSALLLLGFWRGFRGDELARLRIEHIQAEAGVGITLFLPRSKGDREALGVQHRTPALKALCPVTAYLQWLEVAGIAHGPVFRKLDRWGNLGNNALNSNSLVGLLRRMLERAGVPAALYTGHSLRRGFATWATANGWELKSLMSYVGWKDAKSALRYIDSAQRFGELAVLPASQTQQLIP, from the coding sequence ATGACCGATATCGAGCGCTACCTTCGCGCCGCCACCCGCGACAACACCCGGCGCAGCTACCAGGCTGCCATCGAACACTTTGAAACCCACTGGGGCGGTTTTCTTCCGGCCACCGCCGAAAGCATTGCCCGCTACCTGGCCGACCACGCCGACCAGCATGCCGTCAGCACCCTGCGCCAACGCCTGGCTGCGCTCAGTCAGTGGCACGTCGCCCAGGGTTTCCCCGATCCAACCAAGGCGCCACTGGTGCGTCAAGTGCTACGGGGTATCCGCACACTACACCCGGCACCGCCCAGGCAAGCTGCCCCGCTATTACTGCAGCACCTGCAAACTGCGGTGGCCTGTTTCGAGGAGGAAGCCCACCAGGCTCGTGAACATCACGACCTGGCCGCGCTGCGCAGGGCCCGTCGCGACAGTGCCCTGCTATTGCTGGGGTTCTGGCGTGGTTTTCGCGGTGATGAACTGGCGCGCCTGCGCATCGAGCATATCCAGGCCGAAGCCGGCGTCGGTATCACGCTGTTCCTGCCCCGCAGCAAGGGCGACCGCGAGGCCTTGGGCGTGCAACACCGCACCCCTGCCCTGAAGGCCTTGTGCCCGGTCACAGCCTACCTGCAATGGCTGGAGGTCGCCGGTATTGCCCATGGGCCGGTGTTCCGCAAGCTCGACCGCTGGGGCAACCTCGGTAACAACGCGCTTAACAGCAACAGCCTGGTCGGCCTGCTGCGTCGCATGCTGGAACGTGCCGGGGTACCTGCGGCGCTGTATACCGGCCACTCGCTAAGGCGTGGCTTTGCCACCTGGGCTACCGCCAATGGCTGGGAGCTCAAGTCGCTGATGAGTTATGTGGGCTGGAAGGACGCCAAGTCGGCGCTTCGCTACATCGACTCGGCGCAGCGCTTTGGCGAATTGGCCGTTTTACCAGCCAGCCAGACGCAACAACTCATTCCTTGA
- a CDS encoding glycerate kinase, whose amino-acid sequence MKIVIAPDSFKDSLDAAGVARAIAAGLGEAWPEAELVECPMADGGEGTMDAILAASHGELRRQTVRGPLGQSVEAGWGWLPQSRTAIIEMAQASGLQLVPTGQRDACSSSTWGTGELVAAALAAGAQRVVLAIGGSATNDAGSGMLRALGLRLLNADGQPLEEGGLALARLARIDASDLDPRLAEVQFEVAADVDNPLCGANGASAIFGPQKGANPQQVQALDQALGHFADHCAQLLGADVRDYPGCGAAGGMGFAARAFMGAQFRPGVEVVAELAGLDALVQGADLVITGEGRFDAQTLRGKTPMGVARVAKRHGVPVVVLAGTLGEGYQQLYSHGVDAAFALASGPMSLEQACTNAAQLLQARACDIGRLWRCGQRT is encoded by the coding sequence ATGAAGATCGTCATTGCCCCCGACTCGTTCAAGGACAGCCTCGACGCTGCCGGTGTCGCTCGCGCTATTGCTGCGGGCCTGGGCGAGGCGTGGCCTGAAGCGGAACTGGTCGAGTGCCCGATGGCCGACGGTGGCGAAGGCACCATGGACGCAATCCTGGCCGCCAGCCACGGCGAACTGCGCCGCCAGACCGTGCGTGGGCCGCTGGGGCAAAGCGTGGAGGCAGGCTGGGGCTGGTTGCCGCAGAGCCGCACGGCAATTATCGAAATGGCTCAGGCCAGTGGCCTGCAACTCGTACCGACCGGCCAACGCGATGCTTGCAGTAGCAGCACCTGGGGCACTGGCGAACTGGTAGCTGCAGCCCTGGCCGCCGGTGCGCAGAGGGTGGTGCTGGCCATCGGCGGCAGCGCCACCAATGATGCAGGCAGCGGCATGTTGCGGGCGTTGGGCCTGCGCCTGCTGAATGCCGACGGGCAGCCGCTTGAAGAGGGCGGCCTTGCCTTGGCCAGGCTGGCGCGCATCGACGCCAGCGACCTCGACCCGCGCTTGGCCGAGGTGCAGTTCGAAGTGGCTGCGGACGTAGACAACCCGCTGTGCGGCGCCAACGGTGCGTCGGCGATCTTCGGCCCGCAGAAGGGTGCCAACCCTCAGCAAGTGCAGGCGCTGGACCAGGCGCTGGGCCATTTTGCTGACCATTGTGCACAGCTACTGGGTGCGGATGTGCGCGACTATCCAGGTTGTGGCGCAGCCGGTGGCATGGGCTTCGCCGCCCGCGCTTTCATGGGCGCACAGTTCCGCCCAGGGGTGGAGGTGGTGGCCGAGTTGGCTGGCCTCGACGCCCTGGTGCAAGGGGCGGATCTGGTGATCACCGGCGAAGGCCGTTTCGATGCACAGACATTGCGCGGCAAGACGCCGATGGGGGTGGCCCGGGTAGCCAAGCGTCATGGCGTGCCAGTGGTGGTGCTGGCCGGGACCTTGGGTGAGGGCTACCAACAGTTGTATTCTCATGGGGTCGATGCGGCCTTTGCCTTGGCCAGCGGGCCGATGAGCCTGGAGCAGGCATGTACCAATGCTGCCCAGCTGCTACAGGCGCGGGCTTGCGACATTGGTCGCCTGTGGCGCTGCGGACAGCGAACCTGA
- a CDS encoding sugar diacid recognition domain-containing protein, which yields MFELDHDLAQDIVDRAMAILPCNVNVMDSQGLILGSGEPERINTRHEGAQLVLANGRIVELDVDAAKCLKGVQPGVNLPLMLDGRLMGVLGLTGDPQQVRTYGELVRMTAEMLLAQRHLQADQQWRRQRCDDLLALLLGGSGDSPRLLDEARQLGLKPQLPRVPCLFELASGPPAEALSAWLSSRYPDSWCVSPARQSLLWCRPASVALDEPRLLERLQRHGWDVERLALGSAAQSLEQLRRGYRRVRDLLAYGREVLPSERLLSLQRYRLPALLWRHRNDDALDELLEPLQRIRARDNSGQLLTTLRAWCAHDGQSQACADALGIHRNSLRYRLERIAELGEVDPLRMEGMLSLYLGLQLLPAD from the coding sequence ATGTTCGAACTCGACCACGACCTGGCACAGGATATCGTTGACCGGGCAATGGCTATTCTGCCGTGCAACGTCAACGTCATGGACAGCCAGGGGTTGATCCTGGGCAGTGGCGAGCCGGAGCGCATCAACACCCGCCATGAAGGCGCGCAACTGGTACTGGCCAACGGCCGGATCGTCGAGCTGGACGTGGACGCGGCCAAATGCCTTAAAGGCGTGCAGCCCGGGGTAAATTTGCCCCTGATGCTCGATGGCAGGCTGATGGGTGTACTGGGCCTGACCGGTGACCCGCAGCAGGTGCGCACCTATGGCGAACTGGTACGCATGACTGCCGAGATGCTGTTGGCCCAGCGCCATTTACAGGCCGACCAGCAATGGCGACGGCAGCGCTGTGATGATTTGCTGGCGCTGTTGCTGGGTGGCAGCGGTGATTCACCCCGGCTGCTCGACGAGGCCCGGCAACTGGGGCTGAAACCGCAGCTGCCGCGAGTACCCTGCCTGTTCGAGCTGGCCTCCGGGCCACCCGCCGAGGCGCTGTCGGCATGGTTGTCGAGCCGGTACCCGGACAGCTGGTGCGTCAGCCCGGCTCGCCAGTCATTGCTGTGGTGCCGGCCGGCCAGCGTTGCACTGGACGAGCCGCGCCTGCTGGAGCGCCTGCAACGCCACGGCTGGGACGTGGAGCGGCTGGCCCTGGGCAGTGCCGCGCAAAGTCTGGAGCAGTTACGCCGGGGTTACCGTCGGGTACGCGATTTGCTGGCCTATGGCCGCGAGGTATTGCCCAGTGAGCGCCTGCTCAGCCTGCAGCGCTACCGGTTGCCGGCGCTGCTGTGGCGCCACCGCAACGATGACGCGCTGGATGAGCTGCTGGAGCCGTTGCAGCGCATCCGCGCCAGGGACAACAGCGGCCAGTTGCTCACCACCCTGCGTGCCTGGTGTGCCCATGACGGCCAGAGCCAGGCATGCGCTGATGCCCTGGGTATCCATCGCAACAGCCTGCGCTACCGGCTGGAGCGGATTGCGGAACTGGGGGAGGTCGACCCGCTACGGATGGAAGGTATGCTGAGCTTGTACCTGGGGTTGCAGCTACTTCCAGCAGATTGA